The DNA region TCCGCTGCGCAGCCGGCTGTTCCTGGGCTGGTTCGGCCCGCGCGGGATCGGCACCCTGGTGCTGGCCATGATCGTGCTGAGCCGCGGCGAACTCGAGCACTCCGATCTGCTGGTCCAGGTCGCGGTGGTGGCGGTGACGATCAGCCTGGTGCTCAACAGCGTGACGGTGCCGTGCGGGATCCGGCTGGTATCGGTCGATCGTCTTGACCGGTCTCACACATAAGTGCGCTGACGGCGTAGTAGATTCAACGCCCATGAAGAAGTCAGTGGTCGCAATGGTGGTCGGCAGCGGTGCGGTGGCCGCGGCACTCGCGGTCGCGCCGGTGGCGCAGGCCGATCAGCTCGGTTACGTCATCAACGTCACGACGGGCCCCGGCTTCAACTTTCCGAACGCTCAGGCGGCGCTGGACTACGGCTACATGCTCTGCGGTCGGATCACCGCGGGCGACAGCTACCCGGCGATGGCCGAACAGATCAAACGGGATTTCGGTCCCGACGAGTACAAGGTGTCGTACCTGCTGAGCCAGTCGGCGCAGGAGCTGTGCCCGGCGCAGATCTGGCAGCTCCGCCAGTCCGTGGGGGACGGCTACCGACCCGCGCCCTGACCGCACCGTGAAGTGACGCTGCGGGCGGGCCATGTCGAGGGGGGCCCACCCGCAGTGTCACTTTCTTTGCCGCTCAACCGGTTTCACGACGGGCGATTCGCCACGGCCCGGGCAGGAATGCCGCCGACACCGCGGAGATGACGGACACGGCAATCAGGTAGGCGGCAATCGCGTTGCTGGTCCCGGTGGCGGTGTACAGCGCGACCGCGATGGTGGGGGCGAACGCCGAACCCGCCACCTGCGAAAGTGTGTAGCCCACCGAGACCGCGCTGTAGCGCACGTCGGCGTCGAAGACCAGGCTGAACAGTGAACCCGTGACGCCGGCCGCCGGCGCCATCGCCAAGCCGAACACCAGCACCAGCGCCAGCAGGAACAGCGCGGAGTCGCCGGTGTTGATCAGGGCGAACGTCGGCAACACCGCCGCACCCATCGCCACCACCCCGGCCAGGAACACCGGCTTGCGGCCGACCCGGTCGGAGAGCGCGCCGAACAACGGATAGACCAGCACCGCAACCACGCCCGCGACGAACACCCCGAACAGCGCCTCGGTGCGACCGATGCCCGCGACCGTCGTTCCGTAGGACACCAGGTAGGCCACGCAGATGTAGGCGAAGACGCCCTGCGACAGATAGGCGCCGGCCACCAGCAGGATCTGTCGCCAGTGCTTCCGGAACGCCTCGGCCACCGGAATCCGCACCGTCGCGGCCCGGGCCCGCACCGCGGCGAAGTCCGGACTCTCGGCCAGCGACAGCCGGATGACCACCCCGATGACGATCAACACCGCGCTGGCCAGGAACGGGAGCCGCCACCCCCACGACAGGAACTGCTCGTCGGGCAGTTGCGCGACGCCCAGAAACGCCAGGGTCGCCAGCGCTGTTCCGGCCGGTGCGCCCATCTGCGGGAACGCCCCGAAGAAGCCCTTGCGTGGCGCGGGTGCGTGTTCGACGGCCATAAGCGTGGCACCGCCCCATTCGCCGCCCACCGCGAAGCCCTGCAGCAGGCGCAGCAGCGTCAGCAGAATCGGCGCGGCCAGCCCGATCTGGGCGTGTGTCGGCAACAGGCCCATGCCGACGGTGGAGCCGCCCATCAACAGCAGCGAGTACACCAGCATCCGCTTGCGGCCGACGCGATCGCCGAAGTGGCCGAACACAATTCCGCCGAGCGGCCGCGCGACGAAGCCCACGCCAAAGGTCGCGAAGGACAGCAGGATCCCGATCGAGGGCTCAGCGTCGGGGAAGAACAACCGCGGGAACACCAACGCCGCCGCGGTGCCGTAGATCAGGAAGTCGTAGAACTCGACGGTCGTGCCGACGAAGCTCGCGATCGCGGCGCGCCACGGGGTGACTGTCATCGTCGTGGTGATTTCGGCGCGCTAACCAGCGCCGAGCGCCGGTTAGCGCGCCGAAATCACTGTCAGTCGCGGACCTTGGCCATGGCCAGCACGTCGAGGCGGCGGTCCAGCTCCTCCTCGGACAGCTTGTCGCCGATCAGCCCGCGGTCGATGACCGTCTGACGGATGGTCTTCTTCTCGGCCAGCGCCTGCTTGGCGACCTTGGCGGCCTCCTCGTAGCCGATCGCGGAGTTCAGCGGCGTCACGATCGACGGTGAGGACTCGGCCTGCTCACGCATGTGCTCCTCGTTGGCCACCAGGCCGTCGATGCACTTGGTGGCGAACAGCCGCGCCGTGTTCGCCAGCAGCGTGAAGGACTCCAGCACGTTGCGGGCCATCATCGGGATGTAGACGTTGAGCTCGAAGGCGCCGTTGCCGCCGCCCCAGGTGACCGCGGCGTCGTTGCCGATCACCTGCGCGGCGACCTGCGTGACGGCCTCCGGGATCACCGGGTTGACCTTGCCGGGCATGATCGAGCTGCCGGGCTGCAGATCCGGCAGGTGCAGCTCGCCCAGGCCGGTCAGCGGGCCCGAGCCCATCCAGCGGATGTCGTTGGCGATCTTGGTCAGCGAGACCGCGATGGTCTTCAGCGCGCCGGAGGCCTCGACCAGGCCGTCGCGGGCCGCCTGGGCCTCGAAAGAGTCCACCGCCGGCCGCAATTCGGTGACGCCGGTCTGCTGCACCAGCACCT from Mycolicibacterium sp. MU0053 includes:
- a CDS encoding MFS transporter produces the protein MTVTPWRAAIASFVGTTVEFYDFLIYGTAAALVFPRLFFPDAEPSIGILLSFATFGVGFVARPLGGIVFGHFGDRVGRKRMLVYSLLLMGGSTVGMGLLPTHAQIGLAAPILLTLLRLLQGFAVGGEWGGATLMAVEHAPAPRKGFFGAFPQMGAPAGTALATLAFLGVAQLPDEQFLSWGWRLPFLASAVLIVIGVVIRLSLAESPDFAAVRARAATVRIPVAEAFRKHWRQILLVAGAYLSQGVFAYICVAYLVSYGTTVAGIGRTEALFGVFVAGVVAVLVYPLFGALSDRVGRKPVFLAGVVAMGAAVLPTFALINTGDSALFLLALVLVFGLAMAPAAGVTGSLFSLVFDADVRYSAVSVGYTLSQVAGSAFAPTIAVALYTATGTSNAIAAYLIAVSVISAVSAAFLPGPWRIARRETG
- a CDS encoding DUF732 domain-containing protein, whose product is MKKSVVAMVVGSGAVAAALAVAPVAQADQLGYVINVTTGPGFNFPNAQAALDYGYMLCGRITAGDSYPAMAEQIKRDFGPDEYKVSYLLSQSAQELCPAQIWQLRQSVGDGYRPAP